One genomic region from Cydia amplana chromosome Z, ilCydAmpl1.1, whole genome shotgun sequence encodes:
- the LOC134661003 gene encoding protein O-mannosyl-transferase TMTC4 isoform X2, with amino-acid sequence MCILRNLNRNLKDPNAKKILKFVSVLCASSLPFIFTLNGDFVFDDSEAIIKNEAVISESWLESFYTDFWGTNITSNLSHKSYRPLTVWSFRLNYLLGQHKLSAVEFKATNLVCHVISCLLLWLTLRSILGRLKQHKCKKCIDVGWLTTLVFAVHPVHVEAVSGAVGRADVLAAVAFFLAFLFYNQAIYKTRLHYFYLTATILLATMSMLFKENGITVLGVCLCYDFIIICKEDNSTRLRKKKQFYDDIQLLPSAEVIIRITVIVLSIMLLLYGRWIIMGGAPPNFKPTDNPASFSDSKITKIFTFSYLYVLNILLLIWPQWLCYDWSMGCVPLVEDILDFRLVFVLAMYLYGAVVVIKFFKAKNKRDSWIKVMALLLLGLPFLPAANVFYPVGFVIAERVLYIPSAGYCFYMMFGLNKLCHTKLVAKKMASIPYYAVSFLICIFALKSYERSYDWQNEHALFLSGAEVCPLNAKVHYNVAKAADAKHQYDFALMEYKEAIRLYPEYYQAMNNLANLLKNQKMYSEAEYYLRKAIEHKHSFPAAWMNLGIVLASTRRYDEAHEAYANALRYRINYPDCFYNLGNLYLDTNKSDHALESWLHTIKLKPGHRLAWTNILALLDNTGVLYHRWKKYSDAERMYKRALKIQSNFKSAQKNLQTLKRLNLIT; translated from the exons ATGTGTATATTAAGGAACCTTAACAGGAATTTAAAAGATCCAAAcgctaaaaaaatcttaaagttTGTGAGCGTACTTTGCGCATCTAGTTTACCGTTTATCTTCACTTTAAATGGTGATTTCGTTTTCGACGATTCGGAAGCTATTATCAAAAATGAAGCCGTGATATCTGAATCCTGGCTGGAGTCGTTTTACACCGACTTTTGGGGAACAAACATCACAAGTAATCTAAGTCATAAATCATACCGACCTCTCACGGTGTGGTCTTTCAG GCTGAACTATCTATTGGGCCAGCACAAACTTTCTGCAGTGGAATTTAAGGCAACAAATCTTGTCTGCCACGTTATTAGCTGTCTACTTCTTTGGTTGACGTTAAGGAGTATTTTAGGAAGATTAAAACAACAcaaatgcaaaaaatgcatagaTGTTGGTTGGTTAACAacactggtgtttgcagtgcaCCCCGTGCATGTGGAGGCAGTCAGTGGCGCGGTGGGCCGCGCCGACGTGCTTGCCGCCGTAGCCTTCTTCCTAGCATTCCTATTTTACAACCAAGCTATTTACAAAACAAGACTGCATTATTTTTACTTGACAGCCACAATATTACTGGCCACAATGTCCATGCTTTTTAAAGAAAATGGCATCACAGTTCTG GGTGTCTGCCTTTGTTATGATTTTATAATCATATGCAAAGAAGACAACAGTACAAGATTGAGGAAGAAAAAACAGTTTTATGATGATATTCAATTATTACCTAGTGCAGAGGTAATCATAAGAATCACAGTAATAGTATTATCTATAATGCTGCTATTGTATGGCAGATGGATTATAATGGGAGGAGCACCACCAAATTTTAAACCAACAGACAATCCTGCATCCTTCAGTGACAGCAAAATAacaaag ATATTCACATTCAGTTATCTGTATGTGCTAAATATCCTTCTGCTGATTTGGCCACAGTGGCTCTGCTACGACTGGTCAATGGGATGTGTGCCTCTTGTAGAGGACATCTTAGATTTCAGACTTGTTTTTGTACTGGCAATGTATTTGTATGGGGCAGTTGTTGTGATAAAATTCTTCAAAGCAAAAAATAAGCGAGATTCATG GATTAAAGTAATGGCTCTGCTATTACTGGGGCTGCCATTCTTGCCTGCCGCCAATGTATTCTACCCGGTTGGATTTGTCATAGCTGAACGAGTCCTGTACATACCTTCAGCTGGATATTGCTTCTATATGATGTTTGGATTGAATAAATTATGCCATACCAAACTAGTAGCCAAAAAG ATGGCATCCATTCCTTATTACGCAGTGAGTTTTCTCATATGCATTTTTGCATTAAAAAGTTATGAAAGATCTTATGACTGGCAAAACGAGCATGCATTATTTCTGAGTGGTGCAGAAGTATGCCCTTTGAATGCTAAAGTCCATTATAATGTTGCTAAAGCAGCTGACGCTAAACACCAATATGACTTTGCTTTGATGGAGTATAAAGAGGCAATAAG gttGTATCCGGAGTATTACCAAGCCATGAACAATCTAGCCAATTTACTTAAAAACCAAAAGATGTACTCAGAAGCTGAGTACTATCTACGAAAAGCTATTGAACACAA GCACAGTTTCCCGGCAGCATGGATGAACCTGGGCATAGTGCTGGCGAGCACCAGGAGGTACGATGAGGCGCACGAGGCCTACGCGAATGCCTTGAGGTACCGCATCAACTACCCGGATTGCTTCTACAACTTGGGGAATCTG TATCTCGACACAAACAAATCTGATCACGCACTAGAAAGTTGGCTGCATACAATAAAACTGAAACCTGGACATAGACTTGCATGGACTAACATACTTGCGCTCTTGGATAACACAG GCGTACTATATCATCGATGGAAAAAGTACAGTGATGCCGAACGAATGTACAAACGTGCATTGAAGATCCAATCTAATTTTAAAAGTGCTCAGAAAAATCTGCAAACCCTGAAACGATTGAATTTAATAACATaa
- the LOC134661420 gene encoding uncharacterized protein LOC134661420 has protein sequence MEKPFHKCRLCLKLGDFCSIFEQDESIKLSEMVMSFANIQIFEGDGFSDRVCTTCIENLSTAYLFKLQCEKINALLQNPPEETLDKPEVFEYNDFLNKEFHMHAKSMEGENVQNVIKEETHVGTSLDVSDETDSDVDSIICVYCNQSHSNLGAHSCRVICSIENNELQRSSSSETLVATDITPSDTARLITTTPEKPLPLLISCVLCDDKFDKYESYVLHFNKCTLNVKLHHIVCPICHEIHTEKLAYLEHLRVAHFKCDLIIDTDIDCVDRVPPMFEKTSKPKAVRRQIGWSIEDIYQEIDCKKIEENETPNSSPMKVLNLNATFSNQSTPKKVSFRKFFETSKAKTSNYLPFRKYIQSYRLKKKVNSYSPIKDKLQATSRLKCWHDEVSDTDYNSPSGTSEDSWKLKQNLICTCNKNVFMLSEFIHDRDRIVAMINELGGVVAENTKMEMLATHFIAVLPNDTFTGMMVCALSTGKWLLHINFIYDSFRSKKFLNENMYEWMKHPKILEIDNTSVEVAKAAVYWHLELQALSAKYPFEGKQIVLIMKKKYRQYYQMIFKTLKAKPITYDPRTPGSCCTADYCFVDMKVIQRVKLRFFARHSVPVFPYQYILVYLLSRGHVADEHKYLLQEYQRIQSEDTVDLFNNTC, from the exons atggaaaagCCTTTTCATAAGTGTAGGCTTTGCTTGAAACTTGGAGATTTCTGCTCCATATTTGAGCAAGATGAATCCATAAAATTATCAGAAATGGTTATGTCTTTTGCAAACATTCAG ATTTTTGAAGGAGATGGCTTTTCTGATCGTGTCTGCACAACTTGCATAGAAAACTTGAGCACTGCATACTTGTTTAAACTCCAGTGTGAAAAAATTAATGCATTGCTGCAAAACCCACCAG AAGAAACCTTAGACAAGCCAGAAGTTTTTGAATACAATGACTTTTTGAACAAAGAGTTTCATATGCATGCTAAATCCATGGAGGGTGAAAATGTCCAGAATGTCATTAAGGAAGAAACACATGTGGGTACAAGTTTGGATGTTAGTGATGAAACAGACAGTGATGTAGACTCTATCATATGCGTGTATTGTAACCAGTCTCACAGCAATCTGGGAGCACATTCATGCCGCGTAATATGCAGCATTGAGAACAATGAGCTGCAGCGCTCCAGTAGCAGTGAAACTCTGGTGGCAACAGATATTACTCCGTCAGACACGGCAAGGTTAATTACCACCACTCCGGAAAAACCCTTGCCTCTATTAATATCATGTGTCCTCTGTGATGACAAGTTTGACAAATATGAGTCTTATGTCTTACACTTCAACAAGTGCACCCTCAATGTCAAATTGCATCACATAGTTTGCCCCATCTGTCATGAGATTCATACAGAAAAGTTGGCATACTTAGAGCACCTGCGGGTTGCTCACTTTAAATGTGACCTTATAATAGACACAGACATAGATTGTGTGGACAGAGTCCCTCCAATGTTTGAAAAGACAAGCAAGCCAAAAGCTGTGCGCCGCCAGATAGGTTGGTCTATTGAAGACATATATCAAGAGATTGATTGCAAAAAGATTGAGGAAAATGAGACACCTAATTCAAGTCCCATGAAAGTACTAAATTTAAATGC GACTTTTAGCAATCAGAGCACTCCGAAAAAAGTCAGCTTTCGTAAATTCTTCGAAACAAGCAAAGCTAAAACTTCAAACTATCTGCCTTTCCGAAAATATATCCAGAGTTACAGACTGAAGAAAAAAGTGAATAGCTACAGCCCAATCAAGGACAAACTGCAGGCTACTAGCCGCCTTAAGTGCTGGCATGATGAGGTGTCAG ATACTGATTATAACTCACCCAGCGGAACTTCTGAGGATTCATGGAAATTGAAGCAGAATTTGATATGTAcatgtaataaaaatgtatttatgttgTCAGAATTTATACAT GACCGCGATCGGATCGTCGCCATGATAAACGAGCTCGGTGGAGTGGTGGCTGAGAACACCAAGATGGAGATGCTGGCGACGCACTTCATAGCCGTGCTGCCCAACGACACGTTCACCGGCATGATGGTGTGCGCCCTGTCCACGGGGAAATGGCTGCTACACATCAACTTCATATACGATAGTTTCCGGTCCAAGAAGTTTTTGAAT GAAAACATGTATGAATGGATGAAACATCCCAAAATTCTCGAGATCGACAACACAAGCGTCGAAGTGGCTAAGGCAGCTGTGTACTGGCACTTGGAGTTGCAGGCGCTAAGCGCTAAGTACCCGTTCGAGGGCAAGCAAATTGTACTAATCATGAAGAAGAAGTATAGACAATACTATCAGATGATATTCAAAACGTTGAAGGCAAAACCAATTACTTATGATCCAAG AACGCCAGGCAGCTGTTGCACCGCCGACTACTGCTTCGTCGACATGAAGGTGATCCAGCGAGTGAAGTTGCGCTTCTTCGCGCGCCACAGCGTGCCCGTCTTCCCCTACCAGTACATCCTGGTGTACTTGTTGAGTCGCGGCCACGTCGCCGACGAGCACAAGTACTTGCTGCAGGAGTACCAGAGGATCCAGTCCGAGGACACGGTCGACTTATTCAATAATACTTGCTAA
- the LOC134661003 gene encoding protein O-mannosyl-transferase TMTC4 isoform X1, with amino-acid sequence MCILRNLNRNLKDPNAKKILKFVSVLCASSLPFIFTLNGDFVFDDSEAIIKNEAVISESWLESFYTDFWGTNITSNLSHKSYRPLTVWSFRLNYLLGQHKLSAVEFKATNLVCHVISCLLLWLTLRSILGRLKQHKCKKCIDVGWLTTLVFAVHPVHVEAVSGAVGRADVLAAVAFFLAFLFYNQAIYKTRLHYFYLTATILLATMSMLFKENGITVLGVCLCYDFIIICKEDNSTRLRKKKQFYDDIQLLPSAEVIIRITVIVLSIMLLLYGRWIIMGGAPPNFKPTDNPASFSDSKITKIFTFSYLYVLNILLLIWPQWLCYDWSMGCVPLVEDILDFRLVFVLAMYLYGAVVVIKFFKAKNKRDSWIKVMALLLLGLPFLPAANVFYPVGFVIAERVLYIPSAGYCFYMMFGLNKLCHTKLVAKKMASIPYYAVSFLICIFALKSYERSYDWQNEHALFLSGAEVCPLNAKVHYNVAKAADAKHQYDFALMEYKEAIRLYPEYYQAMNNLANLLKNQKMYSEAEYYLRKAIEHKHSFPAAWMNLGIVLASTRRYDEAHEAYANALRYRINYPDCFYNLGNLYLDTNKSDHALESWLHTIKLKPGHRLAWTNILALLDNTGQFDRALQIIPLAIASVPQAPSVHFAVANIFGKMGRYEVAEKHFLKAIELFGRRVQAIHYANLGVLYHRWKKYSDAERMYKRALKIQSNFKSAQKNLQTLKRLNLIT; translated from the exons ATGTGTATATTAAGGAACCTTAACAGGAATTTAAAAGATCCAAAcgctaaaaaaatcttaaagttTGTGAGCGTACTTTGCGCATCTAGTTTACCGTTTATCTTCACTTTAAATGGTGATTTCGTTTTCGACGATTCGGAAGCTATTATCAAAAATGAAGCCGTGATATCTGAATCCTGGCTGGAGTCGTTTTACACCGACTTTTGGGGAACAAACATCACAAGTAATCTAAGTCATAAATCATACCGACCTCTCACGGTGTGGTCTTTCAG GCTGAACTATCTATTGGGCCAGCACAAACTTTCTGCAGTGGAATTTAAGGCAACAAATCTTGTCTGCCACGTTATTAGCTGTCTACTTCTTTGGTTGACGTTAAGGAGTATTTTAGGAAGATTAAAACAACAcaaatgcaaaaaatgcatagaTGTTGGTTGGTTAACAacactggtgtttgcagtgcaCCCCGTGCATGTGGAGGCAGTCAGTGGCGCGGTGGGCCGCGCCGACGTGCTTGCCGCCGTAGCCTTCTTCCTAGCATTCCTATTTTACAACCAAGCTATTTACAAAACAAGACTGCATTATTTTTACTTGACAGCCACAATATTACTGGCCACAATGTCCATGCTTTTTAAAGAAAATGGCATCACAGTTCTG GGTGTCTGCCTTTGTTATGATTTTATAATCATATGCAAAGAAGACAACAGTACAAGATTGAGGAAGAAAAAACAGTTTTATGATGATATTCAATTATTACCTAGTGCAGAGGTAATCATAAGAATCACAGTAATAGTATTATCTATAATGCTGCTATTGTATGGCAGATGGATTATAATGGGAGGAGCACCACCAAATTTTAAACCAACAGACAATCCTGCATCCTTCAGTGACAGCAAAATAacaaag ATATTCACATTCAGTTATCTGTATGTGCTAAATATCCTTCTGCTGATTTGGCCACAGTGGCTCTGCTACGACTGGTCAATGGGATGTGTGCCTCTTGTAGAGGACATCTTAGATTTCAGACTTGTTTTTGTACTGGCAATGTATTTGTATGGGGCAGTTGTTGTGATAAAATTCTTCAAAGCAAAAAATAAGCGAGATTCATG GATTAAAGTAATGGCTCTGCTATTACTGGGGCTGCCATTCTTGCCTGCCGCCAATGTATTCTACCCGGTTGGATTTGTCATAGCTGAACGAGTCCTGTACATACCTTCAGCTGGATATTGCTTCTATATGATGTTTGGATTGAATAAATTATGCCATACCAAACTAGTAGCCAAAAAG ATGGCATCCATTCCTTATTACGCAGTGAGTTTTCTCATATGCATTTTTGCATTAAAAAGTTATGAAAGATCTTATGACTGGCAAAACGAGCATGCATTATTTCTGAGTGGTGCAGAAGTATGCCCTTTGAATGCTAAAGTCCATTATAATGTTGCTAAAGCAGCTGACGCTAAACACCAATATGACTTTGCTTTGATGGAGTATAAAGAGGCAATAAG gttGTATCCGGAGTATTACCAAGCCATGAACAATCTAGCCAATTTACTTAAAAACCAAAAGATGTACTCAGAAGCTGAGTACTATCTACGAAAAGCTATTGAACACAA GCACAGTTTCCCGGCAGCATGGATGAACCTGGGCATAGTGCTGGCGAGCACCAGGAGGTACGATGAGGCGCACGAGGCCTACGCGAATGCCTTGAGGTACCGCATCAACTACCCGGATTGCTTCTACAACTTGGGGAATCTG TATCTCGACACAAACAAATCTGATCACGCACTAGAAAGTTGGCTGCATACAATAAAACTGAAACCTGGACATAGACTTGCATGGACTAACATACTTGCGCTCTTGGATAACACAG GCCAGTTCGACAGAGCGCTCCAAATAATACCCCTCGCTATCGCGTCGGTCCCTCAGGCGCCTTCGGTCCATTTTGCTGTCGCGAACATCTTCGGCAAGATGGGACGGTACGAAGTGGCCGAAAAACACTTTCTCAAAGCCATTGAACTATTTGGCCGAAGAGTACAGGCAATACATTATGCTAACCTAG GCGTACTATATCATCGATGGAAAAAGTACAGTGATGCCGAACGAATGTACAAACGTGCATTGAAGATCCAATCTAATTTTAAAAGTGCTCAGAAAAATCTGCAAACCCTGAAACGATTGAATTTAATAACATaa
- the LOC134661642 gene encoding zinc finger CCHC domain-containing protein 24-like, with the protein MGSLFSKNSTWRRCRHCDRNVKLFERMCCLCAAAALRMEPPARGSDKPLFGEYLCITCEIVWTSRLCWPSHYQACKRCHQLVYPHTWRDLTAAEIRREATTKDHQREYCQKCLEVGYYCGDYARLYGKL; encoded by the exons ATGGGCTCCTTGTTTTCTAAG AACAGTACCTGGCGGCGTTGCCGTCACTGCGACCGTAATGTGAAGTTGTTCGAGCGGATGTGCTGCCTGTGCGCGGCGGCAGCCTTGAGGATGGAGCCGCCGGCGCGCGGCAGCGACAAGCCGCTGTTCGGCGAGTACCTCTGCATCACCTGCGAGATCGTGTGGACCAGCCGCCTGTGCTGGCCCAGCCACTACCAGGCCTGCAAGCGCTGCCACCAGCTCGTCTATCCGCACACCTGG CGTGATCTTACAGCAGCGGAAATAAGACGAGAAGCCACGACTAAGGACCACCAGAGAGAATACTGCCAAAAGTGCCTAGAGGTGGGCTACTACTGTGGAGACTACGCTAGGCTCTATGGCAAACTCTga